CCCGAACTGCGCACCCTGCGCCGGGACGCCCAGCGGGACGAGGCCGACCTCAGTTACGTACGACGGCTGTTGCAGGGACGGATCGACATCCTGCGCGCCGAGCTGGTCCGGCGCTCGCCCACGGGCGCGGCCTCCGTGGTGGACCGGCTGCCGGAGATCCTCACGGACGGTCCGGCCCGGCACCGTTCCTCCGCGCGGCACGTCACCCTGGGCACCCCGCACAGCGAGGAGGGCAGACGGCTGGCCGCCGACATGCTGGCCGACGTCGAGCTCTCCGACCTCGACGCCCGTACGGACCTCGAGCTGCACGAGGCGATGGCCCGGCTGGTGCGCTATGAGCAGCAGGTCTCCGGCCGCCGTCAGCACCTCCAGCGGACGGCCGACGAGTCCGGCGCGGAGATCACCAGGCGTTACCGGGAGGGGGAGGCGCAGGTGGAGGACCTGCTGGTGTGAGCCCGGGGGGAGCACCGCCCCGCCCCCGCACCCGGTGCCGAACCCGGTGGCCCGAACCCGGTGGCCCGGGGCCGGCGGTCGCCGACGGACGGTCCGCGGGTGGACGGGCGGGCGCGGCCGGCGGCGATAAACGCGCGCGGCGTCCGGCCGGGCCTGCTTACGGTGACGCCATGACCAGCCGAGCCAACCGATCCAGCCTCCCCGTCGACACCCGTCTGATCACCGACTCCGAACTCCCGGACTGGATAAGGGCCCTGGACACGGGCTTCCTGCGCCCGCCGGGCGTCACCGAACAGTTGCTGGCGGAACGCCGCGCGGCGATCTCGGAATCCCGCACCTCGGGCGCCTTCGACGCCGGCCGCTGCGTCGCCACGTTCCGCTCCTTCCCGCAGGAGCTCACCGCCGTCGGCGGCGCCGCCGTCCCAGCCGACGCGATCTCCAACGTCACCGTCTCGCCCACGCACCGCCGCCGCGGCCTGCTCACCCGGCTGATGACCGACGACCTCTCCGCCGCGAA
The window above is part of the Streptomyces sp. NBC_00425 genome. Proteins encoded here:
- a CDS encoding RsiG family protein; this encodes MSTPSTERSAAHRPPAQRSDSPVLPVEPPEQELARLSLPELRTLRRDAQRDEADLSYVRRLLQGRIDILRAELVRRSPTGAASVVDRLPEILTDGPARHRSSARHVTLGTPHSEEGRRLAADMLADVELSDLDARTDLELHEAMARLVRYEQQVSGRRQHLQRTADESGAEITRRYREGEAQVEDLLV